In Oxalobacteraceae bacterium OTU3CINTB1, the sequence CAATAACCCGCGTCCCCCACGCAGCCGCAAAGCGGCCCGCTAAACCCGTGGTGGCGACCCGATTTCCCTCCGCCTGGCCCCCGACCGCGCCCCGGCAAAAGCACCACAGCCCCAAACACAACAGCACCAGTACAACACCCAAAAACCGTCCACGAGACCACGCCGGACAGCAAAAAAGCCACACCAAAAGACACTATGACGACTTCGCTTTCTTTCATGGACAACGGTGGCGAAATGGGCGCCCGCATGCGCAGCCACGATTGGTCGACGTCAGCGCTGGGCGATCCCCACACCTGGCCGCAATCGCTGCGCTCGGTCGTATCCGCCTGCCTGAACTCGCCCATCCTCGGCGCCATCCTGTGGGGGCCTGACATGTGCATGCTCTACAACGACGCCTATATCCCTTCGCTGGCCGACCGCCATCCCGCCGCACTCGGCAAACCCGTGGCCGCGGTGTGGGACAGCGTCTGGGACGAAGTCGCGCCGCAATTCGACCAGGCCATGGCAACCGGCATCGGCTTCTCCAGCACCAATGTCGAGCTGATGATCCTGCGTAACGGCAAGATGGAACAAACCACCTGGAACTTTTCAGCCGCGCCCATCACCGGCGAGGACGGCACCATCGCCGGCCTGTTCAACCAGGGCATCGAGATCACCGAGCAGGTGCGCAAGGACGAGGCGATCCACCGCGCCCAGCAGACGCTGGAACGCACCGTCGATGAAACCACGCGCGACCGCAACCGCCTGTGGGAGCTGTCCGCCGATATCATGCTGCGTTGCGGCTTCGACGGCCAGATCAAGACCGCCAATCCGGCATGGAAAGACGTACTGGGCTGGGACGAGGCCGATCTGGTCGGCGTGAGCCTGCTGAAACTGATCCACCCCGACGATATCGACCGCACCATCGCCGGCGCCCAGTTCCTGGCCGACGGCGGCTACCATACCCGCTTCGATAACCGCTATCGCCACAAGGATGGCAGCTACCGCTGGATCTCGTGGTCCACCCAGCCCGACGCCGATAGCATCTATGCCGTCGGCCGCGATTTCACGTCGGAGCGCGAGAGCGCCGAGGCATTGCGCTCGGCCGAGGATGCCCTGCGCCAGGCCCAGAAGATGGAGGCGGTGGGACAACTCACCGGCGGACTGGCCCATGACTTCAACAACTTGTTGGCCGGTATCACCGGTAGCCTGGAAATGCTGGAGTTGCGCGCCAGCCAGGGCCGCTTCGGCGATATCGCCCGCTATATCGATGTCGCCAGCGACGCGGCCAAGCGCGCGGCGTCGCTGACCCATCGCTTGCTGGCCTTCTCGCGCCAGCAGACCCTCGACCCGAAGCCGACCGACGTTAACCGCCTGGTGCGGGGCATGGAGGATTTGCTGCGCCGTACCGTCGGCCCGGCCGTGGCGATCGAGGTCATTGGCGCGACGAACTTGTGGACCGCCCTGGTCGATGCATCCCAGCTGGAAAATTCGCTGCTGAACCTGTGCATCAACGCGCGCGATGCGATGCCGGACGGTGGCCATATCCGTATCGCGACGGCCAACCAGCGTCTGAACCAGCGGGCCGCCGCCGCCCAGCAAATGCCCGAGGGCGAGTATCTGTCGCTGAGCGTCACCGACTCCGGCACCGGGATTCCGCCCGAGGTGATGAGCCGGGTGTTCGAGCCCTTCTTCACCACCAAGCAGCCCGGCGAAGGCACCGGACTGGGCTTGTCGATGGTGTACGGCTTCGCCAAGCAGTCCGGCGGCCTGGTGCGCATCTATTCGGAGGTGGGACGCGGTACGACCGTGTGCATCTATCTGCCACGCCATCATGGCGTGGCAGAGCCGGCGCCGGTGCCGACCTTGCCGTCGCTACCGGTTCACCATGCCACGCACGAGACCGTGCTGGTGGTCGATGACGAGCCGAGCGTGCGCTTGCTGATCGTCGATATCCTGGAGGACATGGGCTACAAGGTGGTCGAGGCGGCCGATAGCGCGAGCGGCCTGGCCGTGCTGCAGTCCGACGTGCATATCGATTTGCTGATCAGCGATGTGGGCTTGCCCGGCGGGATGAACGGACGCCAGATGGCGGAGGCCGGCCGCGTGAACCGGCCCGCCATGCGCGTGCTGTTTTTGACCGGCTATGCGCAAACGGCCGTGTTCGGCGGCGGCCAGCTCGACGAGGGCATCGAGGTGATGACCAAGCCGTTTAATATCGATGCGCTGTCCGAACGCGTGGACCGGATGCTGGCACCACGCTGAACCCGCGGCGCGGCCGGACTGGCCGACGCGCACCGCCGTTTCAATCGATCAGGACGATTCCTTGAGCTGCTCGAGGATGGCCGGATTTTCCAGGGTGGAGACGTCCTGCGTGATCGTCTCGCCCTTGGCCAGCACACGCAGCAGGCGCCGCATGATCTTGCCCGAGCGCGTCTTCGGCAGGTTGTCACCGAAGCGGATTTCCTTCGGCTTGGCGATCGGGCCGATTTCCTTGGCCACCCAGTTGCGCAGCTCCAGCGCCAGTTTCTTGGCTTCGTCGCCGGTCGGACGCGCTTGCTTGAGCACGACAAAGGCGCAGATCGATTCGCCGGTGGTGTCGTCCGGCTTGCCGACCACCGCCGCTTCCGCCACCAGCGGGTTGGCCACCAGCGCCGATTCGATTTCCATCGTGCCCATGCGGTGACCCGAGACGTTGAGCACGTCGTCGATGCGGCCGGTGATGGTGAAGTAGCCGGTGTCCTTGTTGCGGATGGCGCCGTCGCCGGCCAGATACATCTTGCCGCCCAGCTCTTCCGGGAAGTAGCTGGTCTTGAAGCGCTCTGGATTGTTCCAGATGGTGCGGATCATCGACGGCCACGGACGCTTGACCACCAGGATGCCGCCCTGCCCGTTCGGCACGTCGACACCGGCTTCATCGACGATGGCGGTCATGATGCCCGGCAGCGGCAAGGTGCACGAGCCCGGCACCATCGGGGTGGCGCCCGGCAGCGGCGTGATCATGTGGCCGCCCGTTTCCGTTTGCCAGAAGGTGTCGACGATCGGGCATTTTTCGCCGCCCACTTGCGTGTAGTACCACATCCACGCTTCCGGATTGATCGGCTCGCCCACGGTGCCCAGCAGGCGCAGCGACGTCAGGTCGTAGTTTTTCGGATGCACTTTCGGATCGACGTCCGACGCTTTGATCAGCGAGCGGATCGCCGTCGGCGCCGTGTAGAAGATGCTGACCTTGTGCTTGGCGATGGTATCCCAGAAGCGCCCGGCGTTCGGGAACGTCGGGATGCCTTCGAACACCACTTGCGTGGCGCCGACCGCCGTCGGGCCGTAGGCGATGTAGCTGTGGCCGGTCACCCAGCCGATGTCGGCGGTGCACCAGTAGACGTCGCTCGGCTTGATGTCGAAGCTCCATTTCATCGTCAGCGCTGCCCACAGCAGGTAGCCGCCGCTCGAGTGCTGCACGCCTTTCGGGGTGCCGGTGGAGCCGGACGTGTAGAGGATGAACAGCGGATGCTCGGCGTCGACCCATTCCGGTTCGCATTCGGCCGGCTGGTTGGCGACCAGTTCGTGCAGCCAGGTGTCGCGCCCTTGCGTGAAGTCGATGGTGCCGCCCGTGCGGCGGTAGACGATGACGTCCTTGATGGTGTCGCAGCCGCCCAGCGCCAGCGCTTCGTCGACGATGGCTTTCAACGGCAAGTGCTTGCCGCCGCGCAGTTGCTCGTCGGCGGTGATGACGGCCACCGCGCCGGCGTCGATGATGCGCTCCTGCAGCGATTTGGCCGAGAAGCCGCCGAACACGACCGAGTGCGTGGCGCCGATGCGGGCACACGCTTGCATCGCGGCCACGCCTTCGACCGACATCGACATGTAGATAATGACGCGGTCACCCTTCTTGATGCCGCGCGATTTGAGGCCGTTGGCGAATTTGCAGACTTTTTCATGCAACTCGCGGTAGCTGACGTTGGTCGACATGCCGTCGTCCGCCTCGAAGATGATGGCGGTCTTGTCGGCGTTGCCATTCTCAAGATTGCGGTCGAGGCAGTTGTACGAGACATTCAGGTGACCGTCCTCGAACCATTTGTAGAACGGGGCGTTGTCTTCGTTGAGGGTTTTGGTGAACGGCTTTTGCCAGACCAGGTGTTCTTTCGCCAGGCGCGACCAGAAGCCTTCGTAATCGGCTTCCGCTTCGGCGCACAGGGCGTTGTAGGCTTCCATGCCGGCGATGGTGGCTTGGGCCGTGAACGCCGCCGGTGGATTAAAGATGCGGGATTCCTGTGGGCCTTGCTGCGTGGTTGTGCTGCTCATACGTGTCTCCATTGTTGTAGTGTTTTGCACCAACATAAACTTTGTCGCTTACTGAGCCCTTACAGACTGCTAGCCGCCCCGGTCGCTGTGTAACCGATGCTGCGCTGTTCAATTTTACCAATATTTCCACGGCACTACGCTTCGGCGTTGCGCCGCAACACGGCGGTGCGATTGCTGAGCAGCACGTGTAAAATGTCGGCAACCTTTATCTAGTCTGCCTCATTTTCAGGAGCTCCGCTTTAATGACCGATCCTAAACCCAAGCTGCGTCCCCTGCCAGCGTTTATCTTCATGTCGCGCTGGCTGCAGTTGCCGCTGTATCTGGGCCTGATCCTGGCGCAGTGCGTGTACGTATTTCACTTCTGGGTCGAGCTGAAGGATCTGATCGGCGCGGCCATGGGCAACGAGGCGGCGCTGCAGCACATCTTCCAGGCCGTGGCCGTGCCCAACAGCGGCTCCATGCCGACCAAACTCAATGAAACCACCATCATGCTGGTGGTGCTGGGCCTGATCGACGTGGTCATGATTTCCAATCTGCTGGTCATGGTCATCATCGGCGGCTACGAGACCTTCGTCTCCCGCATGAACCTGGAGAGCCATCCCGACCAGCCAGAATGGCTGTCGCACGTCAACGCCTCGGTGCTGAAAACCAAGCTGGCCATGGCCATCATCGGCATCTCGTCGATCCACCTGTTGAAGACCTTCATCAACGCTGCTTCCTACGACGCCAAGGTGCTGATCGCGCAAACCGTGATCCATATCGCTTTCCTGGTGTCGGCGCTGGCGATCGCCTACACCGACCGCCTCACCACAATGACGCACCAAGATTCCAAATCTCACTAGTCCACCAAGTATCACCCTTCCCTCGCGAGAACATCATGACCATCATAAAGCAAGAAGACCTGATCGAATCCGTTGCCGCCGCGCTCCAGTACATCAGCTATTACCATCCCGCCGATTACATCGAGCACCTGGCGCGCGCCTACGAGCACGAGCAGAGCCCGGCGGCCAAGGACGCGATCGCGCAGATCCTGACGAACTCGCGCATGTGCGCGGAAGGCAAGCGTCCGATCTGCCAGGACACCGGCATCGTCAACGTCTTCCTGAAAATCGGCATGGGCGTGCGCTTCGAGGGCTTCAGCGGCACCGTGACCGACGCCGTCAACGAGGGCGTGCGCCGCGCGTACAACTTCGACGACAACAAACTGCGCGCCTCGATCGTCGCCGACCCGCATTTCGACCGCAAGAACACCAAGGACAATACGCCAGCCGTGGTCCATATGGAACTGGTCGAAGGGAATACAGTCGACGTCAAGGTCGCGGCCAAGGGCGGCGGCTCGGAGAACAAATCCAAGATGATCATGATGAATCCGTCCGATTCGCTGATCGACTGGGTCATGAAGACCGTGCCGACCATGGGCGCCGGCTGGTGCCCGCCGGGCATGCTTGGCATCGGCATCGGCGGCACCGCCGAGAAGGCCATGCTGATGGCCAAGGAAGTGCTGATGGAAGACATCGACATGTTCGAACTGAAGCAGCGCGGCCCGCAGAACAAGCTGGAAGAGCTGCGCATCGAACTGTGCGACAAGATCAACTCGCTGGGCATCGGCGCGCAGGGCCTGGGCGGCCTGACGACCGTGCTCGACGTGAAAATCATGATGCACCCGACCCACGCGGCCTCCAAGCCCGTGGCGATGATCCCGAACTGCGCGGCCACCCGTCACGGCCACTTCGTGCTGGACGGCTCCGGTCCTGCCTACATGACGCCGCCTCCGCTGTCGACCTGGCCGGACGTCTCGTGGGCGCCGGACACCGAAAAATCGAAGCGCGTCGACCTCAACACCCTGACCAAGGAAGAAGTCGCCTCGTGGAAGCCGGGCCAGACCCTGCTGCTGAACGGCAAAATGCTGACCGGCCGCGACGCCGCCCACAAGCGCATCCAGGACATGCTGGCCAAGGGCGAGCCATTGCCGGTCGACTTCAAGAACCGCGTGATCTACTACGTCGGCCCGGTCGATCCGGTGCGTGACGAAGTCGTCGGCCCAGCCGGCCCGACCACCGCCACCCGCATGGACAAGTTCACCGACATGATGCTCGAGCAAACCGGCCTGATCGCCATGATCGGCAAGGCCGAGCGCGGCCCGGTCGCCATCGAATCGATCAAGAAGCACCAGTCGGCCTACCTGATGGCGGTTGGCGGTTCGGCCTACCTGGTCTCCAAGGCGATCAAGGGCGCCAAGGTGCTGGGCTTTGCCGACATGGGCATGGAAGCGATCTACGAGTTCGACGTGGTCGACATGCCGGTGACGGTGGCCGTCGACGCGGCCGGCACCTCGGTGCACAACACCGGCCCGGCGGAGTGGAAAGCCAAGATCGAGCAGTTGAACATCCCGGTCGTCACTGCCTGATGACCAGCACCCGCCCGCATCCGGCCGGAAGTCTGGCCAACGCTTTGGCCGACTCTTCGGCTGAAGCGCCCATCGGCGTTTTCGATTCCGGCGTGGGCGGGCTGTCGGTGCTGCGCCATATACGCGCGCAGCTGCCGCACGAACACCTGATGTACTTCGCCGATTCCGGCCACGCGCCGTATGGCGACAAGACCGAACAGTTTGTCGTCGACCGCGCGCTGGCCGTGACGGATTTCCTGCTGGAGCACTGCGCCAAGGCGCTGGTGGTGGCCTGCAACACCGCCACCGTGGCCGCCATCAAGGCAGTACGCGCGCGCTATCCGGAGTTGCCGGTGGTGGGCGTGGAACCGGGCCTCAAGCCGGCCGTCAGCGCCACGCGCAACGGCAAGGTCGGCGTGCTGGCGACGGCGCGCACGCTAAAGGGTGAAAAGTTCCTGCAACTGCGCGAGCAGATTTCCGCCGCCAGCAATACGGAGTTTCTGCTGCAACCGGCCGTCGGGCTGGTCGACCTGATCGAACAGGGCGATCTGGAGACGCCGGCCATCGGCGCGATGCTGGAGCGCTATGTCGCCCCGCTGCTGGACCAGGGAGCTGATACGCTGGTGCTCGGCTGCACACACTATCCGTTCATCAAGACCGGCATCGAACGCGTGCTGCGCGATCACGCCCGCACCGATGTGACCTTGATCGATACCGGCGACGCGGTGGCGCGTCAGCTGGTGCGCCTGCTGGAGGCGGCCGGTCTGCTGCGCGTGCCCGCCGCAGGGGAACCCACGCTGCGCGGCTACACAACGGCCGACGTCAGCGCCCTGGCGCCGGCCTTCGACAAGCTGCTGGGCCTGCGTCCGCCTGTCGAGAAAGTTGATGTCTGAGCAAAACTTCATCTTTCGCGGGAAACTTCGCATTTAGATTTGCAGGATTCAAATCAGGCTTGTATAATTCGGCACCTGTTCAGCGAATCGCTGGATAGTTGAAGTAAGACAGTGGTGGCTGTAGCTCAGTTGGTAGAGTCCAGGATTGTGATTCCTGTTGTCGTGGGTTCGAGCCCCATCAGCCACCCCAAAATCTTCCTTAATAATCAACCGCCTACATGGCGGTTTTTTATTGTCCAAAACAAATCCCAACGGTTTTCAATTTCTTAACGCCGCTCCGCACCGACGCCCTCAGCGCTCCGGAACGGCAAACGTCGCTTCGTGTCCTCATCCCCCGCGCGCGCGAGTGAACGACGAAAAACAGGCAACATTGTGACAATTGAATAGATTTCAAAAATGATAAGAATGGTAGAGTTTTTGGGGGCTTCTCCCCAATTAACGTGGAATCAAAATGAAAAAACCGATTGCTTCAGCAATAGCCGTTCTCCTTGCCTTTAACTCGCATGCTCAAACGAGCGTTACATTTGGCACGTTTGAAAAACCGTTCACTGCAGACTCCCCTTGGAACATCCGTCCGGTAGATCCTGTGCTCATCCCGGCCGAACTGCCTGCTGCATGCGGGCCGAAAATTGAGCCGACCAGCGAGCTCGGCCCTCCAGTGTTTTTGTCGAAGCCAGGCGATCCCGAAGTAATCGTGTATCCGCCTATCGGTAACACAAACCCGCAGGCTAACCAGCTACAAGATCTCGACGGTCCAATTCCTTTTACGTCCGTCAAGGTCAAGCATTTCCCCGCCGATGTGCAACCTGCGTATGGCGGTGACGGCCATGCGGATATCGTCGACCACGAGACCGGCGTGATCCACAGCTTTTATGGCCTGAAGAAGACTAATGGAGTCTGGCGAGCGATAGCATACGCATGGACGACAATCAACGGTCGTGGATGGG encodes:
- a CDS encoding ATP-binding protein, which gives rise to MTTSLSFMDNGGEMGARMRSHDWSTSALGDPHTWPQSLRSVVSACLNSPILGAILWGPDMCMLYNDAYIPSLADRHPAALGKPVAAVWDSVWDEVAPQFDQAMATGIGFSSTNVELMILRNGKMEQTTWNFSAAPITGEDGTIAGLFNQGIEITEQVRKDEAIHRAQQTLERTVDETTRDRNRLWELSADIMLRCGFDGQIKTANPAWKDVLGWDEADLVGVSLLKLIHPDDIDRTIAGAQFLADGGYHTRFDNRYRHKDGSYRWISWSTQPDADSIYAVGRDFTSERESAEALRSAEDALRQAQKMEAVGQLTGGLAHDFNNLLAGITGSLEMLELRASQGRFGDIARYIDVASDAAKRAASLTHRLLAFSRQQTLDPKPTDVNRLVRGMEDLLRRTVGPAVAIEVIGATNLWTALVDASQLENSLLNLCINARDAMPDGGHIRIATANQRLNQRAAAAQQMPEGEYLSLSVTDSGTGIPPEVMSRVFEPFFTTKQPGEGTGLGLSMVYGFAKQSGGLVRIYSEVGRGTTVCIYLPRHHGVAEPAPVPTLPSLPVHHATHETVLVVDDEPSVRLLIVDILEDMGYKVVEAADSASGLAVLQSDVHIDLLISDVGLPGGMNGRQMAEAGRVNRPAMRVLFLTGYAQTAVFGGGQLDEGIEVMTKPFNIDALSERVDRMLAPR
- the acs gene encoding acetate--CoA ligase yields the protein MSSTTTQQGPQESRIFNPPAAFTAQATIAGMEAYNALCAEAEADYEGFWSRLAKEHLVWQKPFTKTLNEDNAPFYKWFEDGHLNVSYNCLDRNLENGNADKTAIIFEADDGMSTNVSYRELHEKVCKFANGLKSRGIKKGDRVIIYMSMSVEGVAAMQACARIGATHSVVFGGFSAKSLQERIIDAGAVAVITADEQLRGGKHLPLKAIVDEALALGGCDTIKDVIVYRRTGGTIDFTQGRDTWLHELVANQPAECEPEWVDAEHPLFILYTSGSTGTPKGVQHSSGGYLLWAALTMKWSFDIKPSDVYWCTADIGWVTGHSYIAYGPTAVGATQVVFEGIPTFPNAGRFWDTIAKHKVSIFYTAPTAIRSLIKASDVDPKVHPKNYDLTSLRLLGTVGEPINPEAWMWYYTQVGGEKCPIVDTFWQTETGGHMITPLPGATPMVPGSCTLPLPGIMTAIVDEAGVDVPNGQGGILVVKRPWPSMIRTIWNNPERFKTSYFPEELGGKMYLAGDGAIRNKDTGYFTITGRIDDVLNVSGHRMGTMEIESALVANPLVAEAAVVGKPDDTTGESICAFVVLKQARPTGDEAKKLALELRNWVAKEIGPIAKPKEIRFGDNLPKTRSGKIMRRLLRVLAKGETITQDVSTLENPAILEQLKESS
- a CDS encoding TIGR00645 family protein, whose product is MTDPKPKLRPLPAFIFMSRWLQLPLYLGLILAQCVYVFHFWVELKDLIGAAMGNEAALQHIFQAVAVPNSGSMPTKLNETTIMLVVLGLIDVVMISNLLVMVIIGGYETFVSRMNLESHPDQPEWLSHVNASVLKTKLAMAIIGISSIHLLKTFINAASYDAKVLIAQTVIHIAFLVSALAIAYTDRLTTMTHQDSKSH
- a CDS encoding fumarate hydratase, translating into MTIIKQEDLIESVAAALQYISYYHPADYIEHLARAYEHEQSPAAKDAIAQILTNSRMCAEGKRPICQDTGIVNVFLKIGMGVRFEGFSGTVTDAVNEGVRRAYNFDDNKLRASIVADPHFDRKNTKDNTPAVVHMELVEGNTVDVKVAAKGGGSENKSKMIMMNPSDSLIDWVMKTVPTMGAGWCPPGMLGIGIGGTAEKAMLMAKEVLMEDIDMFELKQRGPQNKLEELRIELCDKINSLGIGAQGLGGLTTVLDVKIMMHPTHAASKPVAMIPNCAATRHGHFVLDGSGPAYMTPPPLSTWPDVSWAPDTEKSKRVDLNTLTKEEVASWKPGQTLLLNGKMLTGRDAAHKRIQDMLAKGEPLPVDFKNRVIYYVGPVDPVRDEVVGPAGPTTATRMDKFTDMMLEQTGLIAMIGKAERGPVAIESIKKHQSAYLMAVGGSAYLVSKAIKGAKVLGFADMGMEAIYEFDVVDMPVTVAVDAAGTSVHNTGPAEWKAKIEQLNIPVVTA
- the murI gene encoding glutamate racemase — encoded protein: MTSTRPHPAGSLANALADSSAEAPIGVFDSGVGGLSVLRHIRAQLPHEHLMYFADSGHAPYGDKTEQFVVDRALAVTDFLLEHCAKALVVACNTATVAAIKAVRARYPELPVVGVEPGLKPAVSATRNGKVGVLATARTLKGEKFLQLREQISAASNTEFLLQPAVGLVDLIEQGDLETPAIGAMLERYVAPLLDQGADTLVLGCTHYPFIKTGIERVLRDHARTDVTLIDTGDAVARQLVRLLEAAGLLRVPAAGEPTLRGYTTADVSALAPAFDKLLGLRPPVEKVDV